A single region of the Penaeus chinensis breed Huanghai No. 1 chromosome 41, ASM1920278v2, whole genome shotgun sequence genome encodes:
- the LOC125047457 gene encoding uncharacterized protein LOC125047457 encodes MDTLTESIRKEAPWYIMFADDVVLCCEENIELEEDLERWRDRLEKRGMKVSRAKTEYMCLNGVSKRKYMDARPITARIQSDGGVEAEISRRIQSGWNNWKKMAGVMCDKRVPARVKGKIHRTVIQSAMLYGLETVPQTKATRRLEVAEMKMCRWAYGLTMGDRMRNDEEGFRI; translated from the exons ATGGACACCCTCACAGAGAGCATCAGGAAAGAGGCTCCTTGGTACATAATGTTTGCTGACGATGTGGTGCTTTGCTGCGAGGAGAATATCGAGCTAGAGGAGGACCTGGAGAGGTGGCGCGATAGactggagaagagaggaatgaaggtatCAAGAGCGAAGACGGAGTACATGTGCTTGAACGGGGTGTCCAAAAGGAAGTATATGGATGCAAGACCAATAACTGCCAGAA TACAATCGGATGGTGGAGTAGAAGCAGAGATCAGCAGAAGGATCCAATCAGGATGGAACAACTGGAAGAAGATGGCCGGAGTGATGTGTGACAAGAGGGTCCCAGCCAGAGTTAAGGGAAAGATCCACCGGACCGTGATCCAGTCGGCAATGCTTTACGGGCTGGAGACGGTACCCCAAACGAAGGCGACAAGGAGACTGGAGGTGGCTGAGATGAAAATGTGCAGATGGGCATATGGCTTGACCATGGGAGACAGGATGAGAAATGACGAGGAAGGCTTTCGTAtctga